The Sulfurimonas hydrogeniphila genome includes a window with the following:
- the mltA gene encoding murein transglycosylase A produces MKQTTLFFLMMTLFLGCNKHTQSPQPSKIKNVNFTKTSFSKLPGFQEQNYDEFLNNFTNNCKSTQGQKIYKNLCQKALHVTDAKQFLLNNFTPYSIADKSGNKEGLLTGYYEAWIHGSFHKSDTYKYPIYATPKDLVVVDLSSIYPELKNYRLRGKIQNNRLVPYYSRKEAKLHDLNASVICYCDSKIDRFFLQVQGSGKVILDDNSTMYIGYENQNGYKYKSIGKYLVQKGEISLQNISLQSIRKWLEEHPSQIDEILDYNPSLVFFTKRDKGATGALGLQLREKSSIAVDKKYISLGNMLYLSSNFGKEKFNNIVFAQDTGGAVKGPVRADLFLGSGEDALQIAGKLQSPLQLWLFMPNKKEVNE; encoded by the coding sequence ATGAAACAAACAACTCTTTTTTTCCTGATGATGACACTTTTTTTAGGGTGCAACAAACATACACAGTCGCCACAGCCGAGTAAAATAAAAAATGTAAATTTTACCAAAACATCTTTTTCAAAACTTCCCGGATTTCAAGAACAAAATTATGATGAATTCTTAAATAATTTTACAAATAACTGTAAAAGTACACAGGGACAAAAAATCTATAAAAATTTATGTCAAAAAGCCTTACATGTAACAGATGCAAAACAGTTTTTGCTTAATAACTTCACCCCTTACTCAATAGCTGATAAAAGTGGAAATAAGGAGGGATTGTTAACCGGGTACTATGAAGCATGGATACACGGTTCTTTTCATAAGAGCGATACCTACAAATACCCGATTTATGCAACACCAAAGGATCTGGTTGTTGTAGATCTGAGTTCTATATATCCCGAACTCAAAAACTACAGGCTTCGAGGAAAGATACAAAATAACAGACTGGTTCCTTATTACAGCCGCAAAGAAGCAAAGCTTCATGATTTAAATGCCTCGGTCATTTGCTACTGTGATTCTAAAATAGACAGATTTTTTCTACAGGTACAGGGCTCAGGAAAGGTAATCTTGGATGATAATTCGACGATGTATATAGGGTATGAAAACCAAAATGGCTATAAATATAAATCAATAGGAAAGTATTTGGTGCAAAAAGGAGAAATTTCTTTGCAAAACATCTCTTTGCAGAGTATCCGTAAATGGTTGGAGGAACATCCCTCTCAGATCGATGAAATACTTGATTACAATCCTTCTTTGGTCTTTTTTACAAAAAGAGACAAAGGTGCAACAGGTGCATTAGGGTTACAACTTCGAGAGAAAAGTTCTATTGCAGTTGATAAAAAATATATTTCGTTGGGAAATATGCTATACTTGTCATCAAATTTCGGAAAAGAAAAATTTAATAATATCGTTTTTGCCCAAGATACGGGTGGGGCTGTCAAAGGTCCTGTACGGGCAGATCTGTTTTTAGGCAGTGGAGAGGATGCATTGCAAATTGCCGGAAAACTACAATCACCATTACAGCTATGGCTATTTATGCCAAATAAAAAAGAAGTGAATGAATGA
- the dnaJ gene encoding molecular chaperone DnaJ has translation MEHLSYYEILEVSQNADKATIKKAYRTLAKKYHPDKNSGDKEAEHKFKLINEAYQCLSNDQQRSIYDRYGKEGLQGMGGGSRSSSSFDDLGSMFEEMFSGFGGGRTRRQNPADMDKYPLDMNVDIVIDFNEAVFGCEKEIKYTYKKACESCKGTGAKDGKLSTCPQCKGQGQIYMKQGFMTFSQTCPVCNGTGTSATDKCRKCHGKGYEEVKETITISVPKGIDSGNRLRVSGKGNIGKKGNRGDLYVTFEVKPDKHFIRDDNDVYIEIPVFFTQAVKGDTLTIPSLTGELELKLDIGTKDKQRYVFRGEGIEDVHGHGKGDLIAVINIQYPKKLTDEQKELLDKIQDSFGIESKPHEGILDSVIDKMKNWFK, from the coding sequence ATGGAACACTTAAGCTATTATGAGATTTTAGAAGTATCACAAAATGCAGATAAGGCAACTATCAAAAAAGCTTACCGAACTTTGGCAAAAAAATATCATCCGGATAAAAACTCTGGGGATAAAGAGGCAGAACACAAATTTAAGCTTATTAATGAAGCCTATCAGTGTTTGAGCAATGACCAGCAACGCAGTATTTATGACCGTTATGGCAAGGAAGGTCTCCAGGGAATGGGCGGCGGCAGTCGATCTTCTTCAAGTTTTGATGATTTGGGGTCTATGTTCGAAGAGATGTTCAGCGGATTTGGCGGCGGACGCACAAGACGCCAAAATCCTGCCGATATGGACAAATATCCGCTTGACATGAATGTCGATATTGTCATTGATTTTAATGAGGCTGTATTTGGCTGTGAAAAAGAGATAAAATACACCTATAAAAAAGCCTGTGAATCATGCAAAGGTACAGGAGCAAAAGACGGCAAGCTCTCAACATGTCCGCAATGTAAAGGACAGGGGCAAATCTATATGAAACAGGGCTTTATGACCTTTTCTCAAACCTGTCCGGTATGTAACGGAACAGGTACCTCAGCAACAGACAAATGTAGAAAATGCCATGGCAAGGGTTATGAAGAGGTAAAAGAGACTATTACCATCTCTGTGCCAAAAGGTATTGACAGCGGGAACCGCTTACGCGTTTCAGGAAAAGGAAATATCGGCAAAAAAGGAAACCGTGGCGATCTTTATGTAACATTTGAAGTCAAACCTGACAAACATTTTATAAGAGATGACAATGATGTATATATTGAAATTCCGGTATTTTTCACGCAAGCTGTTAAAGGAGACACCCTGACAATACCTTCTTTAACAGGCGAACTTGAACTAAAACTTGACATCGGAACAAAAGACAAACAACGGTATGTCTTTAGAGGTGAAGGGATAGAAGATGTCCATGGACACGGAAAAGGTGATTTAATCGCTGTGATCAACATCCAGTATCCTAAAAAACTGACTGATGAACAAAAAGAACTTTTAGACAAAATTCAAGACTCTTTTGGCATAGAATCAAAACCTCATGAAGGTATTTTGGATTCAGTGATAGACAAAATGAAAAACTGGTTTAAGTAA
- a CDS encoding adenosylmethionine--8-amino-7-oxononanoate transaminase yields MKNNELKNRDLDVLWHPCTQMKDHETLPLIPIKKAHGIYLEDFEGNRYIDAISSWWVNMFGHTNEYINSKIKEQLDTLEHVILAGFTHEPVIRLSERLVKLTPANLDKCFYSDNGSSAVELALKMSYHAHYNDGKKKSLFVSLSNSYHGETIGALSVGDVKLYKETYEPLLIKTIQTPVPVDMSETAAVEAAQKFEELCQEKASQISALILEPLIQGAGYMHMYHAKYLVLVREICTKYDIHLIADEVMVGFGRTGELFACEKAGISPDFLILSKGLTGGYLPLSVVLTSNNIYAKFYCDYNEHKAFLHSHSYTGNALACAAANATLDIFENQNIIEKNRELADYMSKKLQRFLELPNVEQIRQTGMVGVVELKGYDAKERIGLKVYEYGLEHGVLLRPLGHIVYFMPPYVITKEEIDTMMDVAYEAITGL; encoded by the coding sequence ATGAAAAACAATGAATTGAAAAACAGAGATCTGGATGTCCTTTGGCATCCGTGTACACAAATGAAAGACCACGAAACGCTGCCGCTTATTCCGATTAAAAAAGCACACGGTATTTATCTGGAAGATTTTGAGGGAAACAGGTATATAGATGCTATCAGCTCCTGGTGGGTAAATATGTTTGGACATACGAATGAATATATTAATTCAAAAATAAAAGAACAGCTTGATACTTTGGAACATGTTATATTGGCAGGTTTTACGCATGAACCGGTTATAAGGCTCTCTGAGCGTCTTGTAAAACTAACACCGGCTAACCTGGATAAGTGTTTTTACTCAGATAACGGTTCATCTGCTGTTGAGCTTGCCTTGAAGATGAGTTATCATGCTCATTATAACGACGGAAAGAAAAAGTCTCTTTTTGTTTCTTTAAGCAATTCATACCATGGAGAAACCATAGGTGCTTTGAGTGTCGGAGATGTGAAACTTTACAAAGAGACCTATGAGCCTCTTTTGATCAAAACAATTCAAACACCTGTCCCTGTTGATATGAGTGAGACGGCAGCTGTAGAAGCAGCGCAGAAGTTTGAAGAACTGTGTCAGGAAAAAGCATCACAAATCAGTGCCTTGATATTAGAACCTCTTATACAGGGTGCAGGCTATATGCATATGTATCATGCAAAGTATCTGGTACTTGTTCGGGAAATATGTACAAAATATGATATTCATCTTATAGCCGATGAGGTAATGGTCGGTTTTGGAAGAACAGGAGAACTTTTTGCCTGTGAAAAAGCAGGAATATCTCCCGATTTCCTGATTCTTTCAAAAGGCTTGACCGGTGGATATTTACCGCTTTCTGTGGTTCTGACTTCCAATAACATATATGCAAAATTTTACTGTGACTATAATGAGCATAAAGCTTTTTTGCATTCTCATTCCTATACAGGGAATGCCTTAGCCTGTGCCGCTGCAAATGCAACACTTGATATTTTTGAAAATCAAAATATTATTGAAAAGAACAGAGAGCTTGCAGACTATATGTCAAAAAAACTCCAAAGGTTTTTAGAATTGCCGAATGTAGAACAAATCAGACAGACAGGGATGGTTGGCGTTGTGGAACTCAAAGGCTATGATGCTAAAGAGAGAATAGGGCTAAAAGTATATGAATATGGGCTTGAACATGGTGTTTTACTGCGTCCGCTTGGACACATAGTCTATTTTATGCCGCCTTATGTGATAACTAAGGAAGAGATAGATACTATGATGGATGTGGCATATGAAGCCATAACAGGGCTTTAG
- a CDS encoding peptidylprolyl isomerase produces MITWMQRHKKWLIITIWISTIAFVGAGFVGWGQYSYGNKAGAVAKVGNVEITNGELQKTYSRLYAQYNQMFQGNFDEEKAKQFGLDKQALQQLIQQALLINLAQSYDLIVSDEEMIEALKQQKAFYKNGAFDKETYKLVLSQNRLSIKEYETELRKELLIQKTLKLLPVKTSKNEENILNTIFNIADKINYKVLALDDIQVSVDNEALKKFWQKQKNNFMNDVVYEVTFIKVAPVTKKFSDTEIATYYKENRTHFKGSDGKILTLEAAKEKVLRELNAKAMKDKALRTYIAFKKNKLPDTVKPQSTQISKSNNPFNEQTLDTISKLALTKPYTKPININGTYYVFELTKTIPAKPKSFEEAKAEILPLYITQKKKEKLMKLVNDSVNTFIGKTSDFLTVTSVDKLAPLSKQEAADFLQKLFVSDKKRSYIGLNNEKVVLYNILEQKLLTNKNNNVSDTVAKLKNTLFNEGLIKTLQNKYQTEIYIQGL; encoded by the coding sequence ATGATTACATGGATGCAAAGACATAAGAAATGGCTTATTATAACTATATGGATTTCAACAATAGCATTTGTTGGAGCAGGCTTTGTCGGCTGGGGACAATACAGCTATGGCAACAAAGCAGGTGCTGTTGCAAAAGTGGGAAATGTTGAAATTACAAACGGTGAACTGCAAAAAACCTATTCTCGTCTTTATGCACAGTATAATCAAATGTTTCAGGGAAACTTTGATGAAGAAAAAGCAAAACAGTTCGGATTGGACAAACAGGCACTCCAACAGTTGATACAGCAGGCATTGCTTATAAATCTTGCACAGTCCTATGACCTTATTGTAAGTGACGAAGAGATGATTGAAGCACTCAAACAGCAAAAAGCTTTTTACAAAAACGGAGCATTCGACAAAGAGACATACAAGCTTGTCCTTTCCCAGAACAGACTGAGTATCAAAGAGTATGAAACCGAGTTGCGAAAAGAACTTCTTATACAAAAAACTTTGAAACTACTTCCTGTAAAAACATCAAAAAATGAAGAAAATATTTTAAACACGATTTTCAACATCGCAGACAAAATAAACTATAAAGTTCTTGCACTTGATGACATTCAGGTTTCTGTAGACAATGAAGCATTAAAAAAGTTTTGGCAAAAACAGAAAAACAATTTTATGAATGATGTTGTTTACGAGGTTACTTTTATCAAGGTAGCCCCTGTAACAAAAAAATTCAGCGATACAGAGATTGCGACATACTACAAAGAAAACAGAACACATTTCAAAGGCAGTGACGGTAAAATTTTAACTCTTGAGGCAGCTAAAGAAAAGGTTCTTAGGGAGCTTAATGCAAAAGCGATGAAAGACAAAGCCTTACGAACATATATAGCATTTAAAAAGAACAAACTCCCGGACACTGTAAAACCGCAAAGTACTCAAATCTCAAAATCAAACAATCCGTTCAATGAGCAAACACTCGATACAATTTCCAAACTGGCACTGACGAAACCATATACAAAACCGATAAATATCAATGGAACATACTATGTTTTTGAGTTAACAAAAACAATACCTGCAAAACCAAAATCATTTGAAGAAGCAAAAGCGGAAATTTTACCACTCTATATAACACAAAAGAAAAAAGAAAAACTGATGAAACTTGTCAATGATTCTGTAAATACTTTTATAGGCAAAACTTCTGATTTTCTTACTGTGACTTCTGTAGACAAGTTAGCACCTCTAAGTAAGCAAGAAGCTGCTGATTTCTTACAAAAACTGTTTGTGAGTGATAAAAAAAGATCTTATATCGGTCTGAATAACGAAAAAGTTGTTTTATACAACATTTTGGAACAAAAACTGCTTACAAATAAAAACAACAATGTTAGCGATACTGTCGCAAAATTAAAAAATACTCTGTTTAACGAAGGGCTTATAAAAACGCTTCAAAACAAGTACCAAACTGAGATTTATATTCAAGGACTCTAA
- the ftsA gene encoding cell division protein FtsA, whose translation MSRTVLAIDIGSTKICAIIAEIDNNHTISITGAGTTKAQGLKKGSITNIELASRSIKTAVEDAKRVSGSNINTAIVSISGAYTKSLNSNGIVNIQSKEISFEEIKRVMHTSLYNANIPNEYEVLHALPFNFKVDDQDYIEDPLGMNASRLEVETHIITTQKSNLNNLKKAVRGAGVEVENVVLNSYASAIATLNEDERELGAAVIDMGGNTSNIAIHSGNSIRYNEFLGVGSNHVTSDLSMALHTPLNVADKVKLTYGSLLTPSNDLIELPIIGDENSTHEVSLEVVHNVIFARVEETLMILAQFIENSGLKEQIGAGIVLTGGFSKMDGIRDLAVATFGSVPVRLAKPIEMNGLFDSLRGPEYASAVGLVMYSASPYTPYEIDVNKRVRHTNEEPTVTNSIDLSNEPVIPIVSSEEQTVSDKDKMVNLETAKEKKSDEAGSFSKFWNWATQLF comes from the coding sequence TTGAGTAGAACTGTTTTAGCCATAGATATAGGTTCGACAAAAATTTGTGCAATCATTGCAGAAATCGACAATAATCATACAATCTCAATAACCGGTGCAGGCACAACAAAAGCACAGGGTTTAAAAAAGGGAAGCATAACAAACATTGAACTTGCTTCAAGAAGTATAAAAACAGCAGTTGAAGATGCAAAACGGGTATCAGGCAGCAATATCAACACGGCAATTGTTTCCATATCCGGAGCCTACACAAAAAGCCTTAACTCAAACGGCATTGTAAACATTCAATCAAAGGAGATCTCCTTTGAAGAGATAAAACGAGTTATGCACACTTCTTTGTACAACGCCAATATACCAAACGAATACGAAGTTCTGCATGCACTGCCTTTTAACTTTAAAGTAGATGACCAGGACTATATAGAAGATCCGCTTGGGATGAATGCTTCAAGACTTGAGGTTGAAACACACATCATAACGACACAAAAATCAAATCTGAACAATCTTAAAAAAGCTGTCAGGGGAGCTGGTGTCGAGGTGGAGAATGTAGTCCTTAACAGTTATGCTTCAGCCATCGCAACACTCAATGAAGATGAAAGAGAGTTAGGTGCCGCAGTTATTGATATGGGTGGTAATACAAGCAACATTGCCATTCACTCAGGCAATTCAATTCGCTACAACGAATTCTTGGGTGTTGGTTCAAACCATGTGACAAGTGACCTTTCCATGGCCTTGCACACACCGCTTAATGTTGCAGACAAAGTAAAACTGACTTATGGTTCACTGCTCACTCCAAGCAATGATTTAATAGAGCTTCCTATTATCGGGGATGAGAACTCTACGCATGAAGTCTCTCTGGAAGTTGTCCACAATGTTATATTTGCAAGAGTCGAAGAGACATTAATGATACTTGCACAGTTTATAGAAAACAGTGGGCTTAAAGAGCAGATTGGAGCAGGTATAGTCCTCACAGGCGGTTTTTCAAAAATGGATGGTATACGTGACTTGGCTGTAGCAACCTTTGGTTCTGTCCCTGTTCGTTTGGCAAAACCTATTGAGATGAACGGTCTTTTTGACTCACTGCGCGGTCCGGAATATGCAAGTGCTGTCGGACTGGTTATGTACTCTGCTTCTCCTTATACCCCTTATGAGATTGATGTCAATAAAAGAGTCCGTCATACTAATGAAGAGCCGACAGTAACAAACAGTATTGATCTGTCCAATGAACCTGTTATACCTATAGTCTCATCTGAAGAACAAACAGTTAGTGATAAGGATAAAATGGTAAACTTAGAGACAGCGAAAGAGAAAAAAAGTGATGAAGCTGGAAGTTTCAGTAAATTTTGGAACTGGGCAACCCAGTTATTTTAA
- a CDS encoding class II aldolase and adducin N-terminal domain-containing protein encodes MNKTRLKNQLSSLALSMFRKDFFGIYHGSISSKTDKSRFIINTKEAIFDNINEESLIELSFKQDYRWKQASIDANIHQGIYSHISEAKFICFSMPQFTTAYSLEHNIIIPKDYFGYTEIGLVEIIDPKQFEDWYERAQSEIILYFQTKKTNLMVIRGYGVYAYSRDIHEMAKKLAILEKSCRLLMLGDSCNSLCDYD; translated from the coding sequence ATGAATAAAACACGCCTTAAAAATCAACTCTCATCACTGGCACTTTCCATGTTTAGAAAAGATTTTTTTGGCATATATCACGGTTCAATATCTTCCAAAACAGACAAAAGCCGCTTTATCATCAACACAAAAGAGGCTATATTTGACAACATCAATGAAGAGAGTCTTATAGAGTTGTCTTTCAAACAGGACTACAGATGGAAACAGGCAAGTATAGACGCCAATATTCACCAAGGCATCTATTCTCATATTTCAGAAGCAAAATTTATATGCTTCAGTATGCCACAATTCACTACAGCCTATTCGCTTGAACATAACATTATCATTCCAAAAGATTATTTTGGATATACAGAGATAGGCTTGGTGGAAATAATCGATCCCAAACAATTTGAAGACTGGTATGAAAGAGCACAAAGTGAAATTATTTTGTATTTTCAAACAAAAAAGACAAATCTGATGGTGATTCGCGGATATGGGGTCTATGCATACAGCAGAGATATTCATGAAATGGCAAAAAAACTTGCCATTTTGGAAAAAAGCTGTCGCTTACTCATGTTAGGTGATTCGTGTAACTCTCTTTGTGATTATGACTAA